The candidate division WOR-3 bacterium genome has a segment encoding these proteins:
- a CDS encoding sigma-54 dependent transcriptional regulator, translating to MKRKILVIDDEKSILEWIKIALEDKYEVLTTTNPELALNKIKEEKPGLIITDIKMPGISGFEILEEAKKINFNIPVIMITAYASLESVIEAFRKGASDYLIKPFSEEELIYRIEKYLPFIKEDKEFIAVDEKTLEVKKLALKASYSDVPVFLYGESGVGKEVVARFIHKNSNRKDKNFVAVNCAALPSELLESELFGYKKGAFTGAFKDKKGLLEIADGGTIFLDEISEMPLNLQSKLLRVIETKEIIPIGSLESKKIDIKIISATNKEPKEAIKEGKLREDLYYRLSTFPIYIPPLRERKNDIPALTQYFLKNLSRKMKKEFVLDDEVLKILMEYEWRGNVRELENVIERACIICDGFIIKKEHLPFEIVEKSETQRSLKELEEKMILKTLEEFNGNVKKAAQKLGLHPSTIYRKLKKLNKKNGE from the coding sequence ATGAAAAGGAAGATTCTTGTTATAGATGATGAGAAATCAATTTTAGAGTGGATAAAAATTGCCCTGGAAGATAAATATGAAGTTTTAACTACAACCAATCCAGAACTGGCTTTGAATAAAATAAAAGAGGAAAAACCTGGACTTATTATAACAGATATTAAAATGCCAGGAATTTCAGGATTTGAAATTTTAGAAGAAGCAAAAAAAATTAATTTTAATATACCAGTTATAATGATAACTGCCTATGCATCCCTTGAATCCGTTATTGAAGCCTTCAGAAAAGGAGCTTCAGATTATCTCATAAAACCTTTCTCAGAAGAAGAACTAATTTATAGGATTGAAAAATACTTACCTTTCATAAAAGAAGATAAAGAATTTATCGCAGTTGATGAAAAAACACTTGAAGTAAAAAAACTCGCCTTAAAGGCTTCCTATTCTGATGTTCCTGTTTTTTTATATGGTGAAAGTGGAGTAGGAAAAGAAGTAGTGGCAAGATTCATTCATAAAAATTCAAATAGAAAAGATAAAAATTTCGTAGCAGTAAACTGTGCAGCCCTACCTTCTGAACTCCTTGAATCAGAACTTTTCGGGTATAAAAAGGGAGCATTTACCGGTGCATTTAAAGATAAAAAAGGACTTTTAGAAATAGCTGATGGTGGTACTATTTTTCTTGATGAAATTTCAGAAATGCCTTTAAATCTTCAAAGCAAATTATTGAGGGTAATAGAAACAAAAGAAATAATACCAATAGGGTCTCTTGAATCAAAAAAAATAGATATAAAAATCATAAGCGCTACAAATAAAGAACCGAAAGAGGCAATTAAAGAAGGTAAATTAAGGGAAGATTTATATTACAGATTATCAACCTTTCCTATATACATTCCGCCTCTAAGAGAAAGGAAAAATGATATACCAGCTTTAACTCAATACTTTCTTAAAAACTTATCAAGGAAAATGAAAAAAGAATTTGTCCTTGATGATGAGGTACTTAAGATTTTAATGGAATATGAGTGGAGGGGAAATGTGAGGGAATTGGAAAATGTTATTGAAAGAGCCTGTATTATATGCGATGGTTTTATTATTAAAAAAGAACATTTACCCTTTGAAATTGTTGAAAAATCTGAAACTCAAAGAAGTTTAAAAGAACTTGAAGAAAAAATGATACTTAAAACCCTTGAAGAATTTAACGGAAATGTTAAGAAAGCAGCTCAAAAGCTTGGGTTGCATCCCTCAACTATATATAGAAAATTAAAAAAATTAAATAAGAAAAATGGAGAATAA